Genomic window (Verrucomicrobiota bacterium):
ATGAATCGAACAACGGCATGCTCCAAGTTGCGGCGGTGACATTCGTGAGGTCGCGCCAGTTGAGCAGATCGCTGGAGCCTTGAATCCGAAAGCTTGTGCCGGCTTCGCCTTCCATGCGCAGTTCGTACTGGCCGTTGCCCAGGCGCGCGACCGTCAACCTCGGTCCGCCTGCGACCGTCGTGACGATGCGGCCGCCGTTGTCCTCTTTCCCATCGGCCTCGTTCAACACGATGCCGACGTAGTTTGTCAGCACGCCGCTTTGCTGTGGGCGCACCGTGATCTTGATCAGATTGGTCGAAGCGCTGGTCATGCGGCCGACGTGGAATGTCAACAACCCCGCTTCGTGCTTCCAACTGCCTTGGGTCGATTCCGCGCTGATGAATTCCACGCTGCGCGGCAAGAGGTTCGTCACGATCACTC
Coding sequences:
- a CDS encoding DUF11 domain-containing protein, producing the protein MTNTIEVAGRVMDESALLGRVGASAVLAAYPSWDKLDSNEARTFTQNLRLTGGGDAASVQERKEIFQNAVWWLLRCIRAGNLNLKFEELTDTPDPAKVGAELTYTIKIGHSGGTQATGVIVTNLLPRSVEFISAESTQGSWKHEAGLLTFHVGRMTSASTNLIKITVRPQQSGVLTNYVGIVLNEADGKEDNGGRIVTTVAGGPRLTVARLGNGQYELRMEGEAGTSFRIQGSSDLLNWRDLTNVTAATWSMPLFDSSGQASAPAFYRAVSSN